Below is a genomic region from Apteryx mantelli isolate bAptMan1 chromosome 22, bAptMan1.hap1, whole genome shotgun sequence.
GCCCAGCAGCCTGAGCAGCGTGGCCAGCAGAGCAGGTGCTGACATCTGAGGGGCTCCCCTGAGGGCTGCAGTGTGAACTGGAGCGTGCAGTGCCTTATCCCCTTTTTTAGTGTCCTGCACCCCAGCAGGTCCCGCGCAGGGAAAGCTAGTGGCAAGAACTGCTTGCAGATCAGAAGACAGTTGTGTCTTTTCAGAGAAATGGAGCGAGAGCAAATATTTGTTTTACCTGCAGATCCTTGTTGTAGGTGCTTGGAAGTCCTTTGAGAACCATGAGAATAGAGGCAAACTGCAGGGAAGAACAGGAAAGGCACTTAGCTATAGGAGGAGATGCATGTTGTCCCAGCAGTGATCCCAAGCCAAGACTGGGCACATTTCTTTACACAGAGCCTTGGAGATGAAAGGTGATAATTCCTCACCTGCAGGATGCTACTAAGGTGAGGGGATGAGAAGAGTGCAGTTTTCCATGGCTGCTTTTAGAAGGGTGGATTGTCTCCCATAAGCGGCGAAAGCCTCTTAATGCAATTGCTTGAGGCAGTACTTTGTTTCTTGAGCATGTGCTCTGGTCATCTGTGCATTTTTGACTGCCCTGCCAGCCTGTGATGGGTGCACGGGAGACACCACTCAAGATGTCCTGTGGCTCAAGCTATTTTTTCTGGCATCTAATCTCCCAACAAACTAGTCACAGTATACATAAGATCTTCTTATGTATACATAAGATAAAGTGCCACATAAAGGTAAATGTAAGTGTTGCCATCTTTATGGTTAATATATACTAATTAGTCCACTTTTAATGAGTGCCTCAATGAATCCTCAGGAACCTAGTGTAAGACTGCTTGAGCTCAGCACCCACCAAGATTTACTCTAAGTGCTCAGATTTTGTGGAAAGGCAAACCTAAGGAATCTCTCTGGGCATTCGGAGTTTGGTAGAAGGAAAAGAATCTGATCTCATTCCCCGTTGAAACTGTACTAGCCCCAATCTGAGTCATTCCCCCATTCCACTTCTTTCTTTAGCAGGCTCACCCGTCCAAACACACGTCCAGTCTTGCTGCGGATCAGTTCCAGACTATTGGGGTTCCTCTTctgaggcatcaggctgctggtaGCGCTGAAAAAAAAGGTGTTTCCCAGAGCTGAGCCTTCATTTTTAGAGGCTTGTGTGGAGCTCCCATACAGTCCTGCCCTTAGCTGCAtcccaaagaggaagaaaaaaggaggcTTCCCCCCAAACCCCTCTAGAGGTGGCATCAACGGGCAAGACTAACAGCGTTTCTGAGGAGGACGCTGTGGCCTCAGAGAGGGGGAGGGTTGAGGTTGTGCCACCCTGAGGAACAGGAAGGGTGCTGGGATTGCAAATCACGGCTATTCAAGGAAGGGCTTTGGCAGGAATTCCCAGCAGAGGAGGAAGCTCTCTCTGCCTGCTGTTCTACAGCCCGAACCTgccagcagtggctggggagatTTCAGCAAGTTACCGGAATCAGTAAAAAACAGTCATTAAAGAGGAGTGGTGACCTTTAAGGTACCTTTACATAAAGGCAGCCTGTAAAGGCCCTAGGGTATTAATTCTAGTGTCAGCCTTGTGCAACAGGGAGCCCCATCACTGCCATCTGTTTTCTTCAGGTGGGGATAACTGAGGAGGAGAGAGTGAGGGAGAAGCTCTCTGCCTGGGAACCCAGAAACCTACATGAAGGCATCTGAGAGGGTCAGAAAGCCAAACTCGCTGGTACTGTAGATGATGAGATCTTCAGCCATCCTGCTAAGGTGGGTCATCATCAGGGTGGCAACAAAGAGGAATTCCActgcagagaaggagggaaatcAGGAGGTGATAAATGCCTTTGTTTGCTGACAACGCAAGGAGCTCTGACTGGGGCTTAGACACTTGCAAAGCGACTGTTTGTGTATTTTCTTCCTAGTGAGGCATTTCAGTTCCCTAGTTAAATCAGGTTAACAGGGAAGGTCTTAGAAGCACGGTTCTGAAATGAGGAAGGGAAGAAGTACTAGAGCTGTGCTCACCCACAAAGTCTCTCTCGCTGATGGCATCCATGCTGTTCAGGCTGATGGACGCAAAGCCCAGCTCTGTAAGGAAAGAGATGGACAGAGGAGCTCAGCCGTGGCACGACTGGAGCTCGAATGCAGCAGATTGTGCCAGCATGCAGGTAAGGCCTTGAGCAGTCCGAGGGACACAGGCCTGCTGGAGTGTTATGCTGAGCTGGGGCCTTGTTATTTGCCCCAGGCTGCCGGGGTGCAGCAGAGGTGgttgtgtctctgctcccaccttgCAAGCATTAGCTGTCTCCTTGCAGCAAAGAGCCTTAGGAAGCAAGGGCTCCGGCTCCAAGACAAGGCCTTACAGAGTCATTGGGAGCTGCATTTATTACTTTCCATCCCTGCGTTAAGGTGCCGCAGTACATCTCCAACTAGTGTCAGGACAACGTGTCAATGTTTCCCTCCCTCTGAGATACTAGGGCTAGACCTCTGCCGTTCAGTCATCGGAAGACACTTACCGCTGCGCAGCATCTCTCTGTCAATATCCAGTGGGTTGCCAGCCAGAGCACCACTGCCAGGGAAGAAAGCAACAGAAGTCACGCGTGACATCCTGCACAGTCCAACCAAAGCTGAGCTCTAGGAGGCAGGGAAGAACCTATCCTAAGACTTGCACGGTGTAACACCACAAGGTGTCACACTGCTCCCTACTGCTAGAGGTTCAGGGCTGGCAAGGGTCTGCCCCTTAGGCATTTTGCAGAGCGGGGTGAGGCGAAAGCATTAGGCAGAATGTAGACCTTACCTTCCCAAGGGCAAGACATTGATCCTCCTCTTCATCTCTCCCAGGCGCTCAGAGTCACGGGTCAGTGCAACAGCATGGCTAGGAAAGGACATGAGAGATGAGGCATCTGAAGTCAGGAAATGTCATGCTTTCCTCCCCAAGCATCCGACTGTGGGGTCAGAACCAAGGTGTATTGACCATGGGCAGCTGCAATTGCAGCTTGCAAGGTTGGCTTTGGTGTGTCAGCCCTGGCTGCTGCATCAGAGGATGATGCCCTTGTAGGCTCAGGCTGAGCAGGGCCCAGGGATGGAGGAGGCTTGCTacagggcagcagggaaggaTGAGAGGTGGTTACCTGAGCAAGAACTGGCTCCATCTGATGGGCTGAGCTTTTTGCAGATGAGTGTAGCCAGGGAAGATAACATCAATTTCCCTGCAGGTGAAAGGAGAGGCAGATCAGGTTGCTGCCCCGATCAGTGTCAGTCAAAGAGGAAGCCTGCAAGTCTCCTCCCTGCAGAAGGGCTGAGGCTGTGGCCTTGGGAAAGCACTTACATGGCAGCACGTTCCACCAGGGTCTTAATGAGCTGCAGCAGGTGAGTGGACAGCACAGAGATGGAGTTCCTCATGAACAGCTTCAAGTCAGTCACAACCTGGACGAGATCGGCCAGGGTCAGCCAGAGTGGAATGTGACATACCTTGTGACCAAAGTGTTCAGCGGAGAGCCTGATGGGAGGGACATCTCCCCTCTTATCAGCTGTGTCTTTGGTCACTATGACAAGTGCAAGTCACTATGTCTTGCTCTCCAGAAAGAGGACCAGAGCCCATTCTGATTCGTGGCCTTCTGAGACTGAGGAAGAGGAGGTGTAGAGAAGGAGCAATCAACTGGTTGTATGCCTACCTGATCATTTCTGCTTCTTCCAGTGTGCAGCTTTCCAGCAATATCTCCAATCAGCTCCTGAGGACCAGAGGAGGATTGCTATGAGCATCTCTGAACTGTAAGCATGAGGCCCCCAGGGAGAGCAAGACCCGGCCTGCCTGGAAGGACTGAGCTCTAGGATCCTGTAAGTAGCCGTGGGATCTCTTCTGGGGCAGGACAAGTGTGGGTTCTACGCTTGTAGAGCGTTTCTTCCACAAAAGGGGTCTTGGAGACACTTTTTTGTGCCCCTGGGGTTTCAGTGCCACAAGGTGCTGAGCTCTTTGACCGTGGGACAGAGGCACATGCGCTTAAGGTCAGGCAGAGCTAGCTACAGAGTAGCAGGAAGGAGAGGTTAGAGGGCCCAAACCTTCAGTCTGCGTTCGTTGGCAGTGTGGATATCCTCGTCACTTTTGTTCACCACAAAGACTCCTTTCGACCACTCGTCGGAGATCTAcaaacaaacaccagcagaaACACCCGTCAGCCACTCTGTTTCCCTGCTGCCCGTGGGGGTTGTAGGTGCCCGTAACAAATAGCAACTTCTGCCATCACAGTGGGAATCTAAGCCGCAGTGTCACGCAGGCTCTGGCATTGCTGTTCTTTCAGGCCACGGCTGGCTGCTTGCTGTATCCAGTTATTCTGTAGTGCCCttggtgggattcccctttcctCTCTGTACCTGTGCTGATCCTGCAATGTTACGGCTATAGGAGGACTTAAGCACTGCAATGAGCAAGCGAGCTGGGATGTCAGACATCGCTTTAGTATTGCACACGCAGAGTTTCCTATACAAACATTGTATAGTCTCACCATTGTCCACGGCGGGTGAGCAGCAACAATGGATATTTTAAAAAAGTGCttagctgctggctgctcttcaCCCCTATACAATGCTATGCATCGACTATTACTAACTCAGGCTGCCAGACACAAAAGGATCCCAAGCGCCAGCTCAGAAAGAACATTCCTAATTCATCGGGAAAGAAATGCGAGGGGATGTTCAGTGCAAAAGGGTGGAAGGGAAGGTGATAGTGTGCAGCCCTCCAGGGCTTCAGAAATGCTCGCTGGGGCCTCAGGGTCTCCTGCCTGGCTTGTCAGATGGTTCACATAGAGCTAGTGCCTGGCTCTGGTGCCGTTAGTGAGAGGGAATCTGAGCATCGATGCACTTCACAGGGTGTCTCCGAGAGTACTGAGGAGCAGTACGCGTGGGCCTCTCAGTTGGGGCCTGTGATTAGGGCAGCATCCCCCCTTTTCAGGAAAGGGCTTCAGGAAATGCCTTGCTCTAAGGAATAGGACATGAGGATATTTAAGAATGCTTTTGAGAAAAGCAAATCAGGGAAGATGCCAGAGATGCTGTCAGGTAGGCTCCGTTGGTTCCAGGGCTAGTGCAGGAATTGTACCTAGGCCAGAGTAGACGGGACAGCTTGCCAAGGACATAAATACCTTTTCCAGGCCACTCAGGATCTTCTCCAGCTCAGGTTTAGTGAGGATGCCAGCCTTATCCAAGGCTCTGGCATAAGCCATGCTTGCCCGGATATCAACTTCAGACAGTCTCTGGTCAAAAGCAATGGAGGAGTTGAGAATCTCCATGATGGGATCCATGCTTCCAGTCAATCTTCCTCCCAGATGTTTATCCC
It encodes:
- the LOC106495345 gene encoding argininosuccinate lyase-like, which gives rise to MATEGDKHLGGRLTGSMDPIMEILNSSIAFDQRLSEVDIRASMAYARALDKAGILTKPELEKILSGLEKISDEWSKGVFVVNKSDEDIHTANERRLKELIGDIAGKLHTGRSRNDQVVTDLKLFMRNSISVLSTHLLQLIKTLVERAAMEIDVIFPGYTHLQKAQPIRWSQFLLSHAVALTRDSERLGEMKRRINVLPLGSGALAGNPLDIDREMLRSELGFASISLNSMDAISERDFVVEFLFVATLMMTHLSRMAEDLIIYSTSEFGFLTLSDAFIATSSLMPQKRNPNSLELIRSKTGRVFGRFASILMVLKGLPSTYNKDLQEDKEAVFDVVDTLTAVLQVAAGVISTLQINKGKMEKALTPEMLSTDLALYLVRKGMPFRQAHIASGKAIRLAETKGITISNLTLEDLKSISPLFGSDVSQVFSFINSVEQYKAPGGTAKSSVTAQIEQLRELMKKLREQA